A portion of the Segatella copri DSM 18205 genome contains these proteins:
- a CDS encoding ABC transporter permease — MRELIKEIWSTSKRNKLRTSLTGFAVAWGIFMLIFLLGAGNGLINAQLQQSTRFLANSMRVFPGETSKAYKGLKEGRSIMLNDKDILISNKTYGQYVDDVGGRLEQYNVNINYGDNYVASQSLVGVAPTHPKIDKTELIAGRFINEIDMKEQRKNVVLSRSQAKELCKDYRSLVGKNVKISNLNFQVVGIYKDDESRNNTEAFIAYSTIKTIYAKGDDAGSLEFTIKNLKTKEDNEQFEKNYRASINNNHQAAPDDERTIWLWNRYVDNIQMNQGIAIMQTALWIVGLFTLLSGIVGVSNIMLITVKERTREFGVRKAIGAKPWSILKLIITESIIITSFFGYIGMVCGVAANEIMDATIGHTTVDTGLFKAAMFVNPTVGIGTCIGATITIVIAGTIAGLIPAIKAARIRPIEALRAE, encoded by the coding sequence ATGAGAGAATTAATCAAAGAAATATGGAGCACGTCGAAGCGCAACAAGCTCCGCACTTCGCTCACGGGATTTGCCGTTGCCTGGGGAATCTTCATGCTGATATTCCTGCTGGGCGCCGGCAACGGACTGATTAATGCCCAGTTGCAGCAAAGCACCCGATTCCTTGCCAACTCCATGCGAGTATTCCCGGGCGAAACCTCCAAGGCTTACAAGGGACTGAAGGAAGGCAGAAGCATCATGCTCAACGACAAGGATATCCTCATCAGCAACAAGACCTACGGCCAGTACGTGGATGATGTGGGTGGAAGACTGGAACAGTATAACGTGAACATCAACTATGGTGATAATTATGTGGCAAGCCAGTCATTGGTGGGTGTGGCTCCTACACATCCCAAAATCGACAAGACGGAGCTGATAGCCGGACGATTCATCAACGAAATCGATATGAAGGAGCAGCGCAAGAATGTGGTGCTGAGCCGAAGCCAGGCCAAGGAACTCTGCAAAGACTACCGTTCGCTGGTGGGCAAGAACGTAAAGATCAGCAACCTCAACTTCCAGGTGGTGGGAATCTACAAGGATGATGAATCGCGCAATAATACCGAAGCCTTCATCGCCTACTCCACCATAAAGACCATCTACGCCAAGGGCGATGATGCGGGAAGTCTGGAGTTTACCATCAAGAACCTGAAGACCAAGGAAGATAACGAGCAGTTTGAGAAGAACTATCGTGCCAGCATCAACAACAACCATCAGGCAGCACCTGATGACGAGCGAACCATCTGGCTCTGGAACCGATACGTAGACAACATCCAGATGAACCAGGGAATCGCCATCATGCAGACGGCCCTATGGATTGTGGGTCTGTTCACTCTGCTGAGCGGAATCGTGGGCGTAAGCAACATCATGCTCATCACCGTGAAGGAGCGAACCCGAGAGTTTGGCGTAAGAAAAGCCATCGGAGCCAAGCCTTGGTCGATACTGAAGCTCATCATTACCGAGAGCATCATCATCACCTCGTTCTTCGGCTACATCGGAATGGTCTGCGGTGTGGCGGCAAACGAAATCATGGATGCAACCATCGGCCACACCACCGTAGATACCGGACTGTTTAAAGCCGCCATGTTTGTGAACCCTACGGTGGGCATCGGCACCTGTATCGGTGCCACCATCACCATCGTCATCGCAGGCACCATCGCCGGACTCATCCCAGCCATCAAGGCTGCAAGAATCCGACCGATAGAGGCGCTGAGAGCGGAATAA
- a CDS encoding ABC transporter ATP-binding protein, with translation MIQIKDIDFRYPGSKHLVFRDFSLEFKENNIYGLLAKNGTGKSTLLYLISGLLRQQQGTVLVDGISAQDRKAEMLKDIFMVPEEFELPNVSLATYVKMNQGFYPNFSQEVLDRCLKDFDLPLSLKLNELSMGQKKKVFMSFALATGTRFLLMDEPTNGLDIPSKSQFRKVIANNMTEDRTLIISTHQVHDVESLLDHIIIMNQSQLLLDASVPDICEKYTFEYRNPQEMDDTVLYAEPTLQGNAAICKRQEGKQETQMNLELLFNAVINGKLND, from the coding sequence ATGATACAGATTAAAGACATTGATTTCAGATACCCAGGTAGCAAGCACCTTGTATTTAGAGATTTCTCTTTGGAATTCAAGGAGAACAACATTTATGGCTTGCTTGCCAAGAACGGTACAGGCAAGAGCACCCTGCTCTACCTCATCAGCGGATTGCTCCGCCAGCAACAAGGTACCGTTCTCGTGGATGGCATTTCGGCACAAGATCGCAAAGCCGAGATGCTGAAGGACATCTTCATGGTGCCCGAGGAATTTGAACTGCCCAACGTTTCCCTCGCCACCTACGTGAAGATGAACCAGGGGTTCTATCCTAACTTCTCGCAGGAAGTGCTGGACCGTTGCCTCAAGGATTTTGATTTACCACTCTCTCTCAAGTTGAACGAACTCTCGATGGGACAGAAGAAGAAGGTATTCATGAGTTTCGCACTCGCCACGGGTACCCGTTTTCTTCTGATGGACGAGCCAACCAATGGTCTCGACATCCCATCGAAGAGCCAGTTCCGTAAGGTCATCGCCAACAACATGACGGAAGACCGCACCCTCATCATCTCAACTCATCAGGTGCACGATGTAGAGTCGCTGCTCGACCACATCATCATCATGAACCAGAGCCAACTGCTGCTCGACGCATCGGTTCCAGACATCTGCGAGAAATACACCTTCGAATATCGCAACCCACAGGAAATGGACGACACCGTGCTCTACGCCGAGCCAACCCTGCAGGGCAATGCCGCCATCTGCAAGCGTCAGGAGGGAAAACAGGAAACACAGATGAACCTGGAGTTGCTCTTCAATGCAGTAATTAATGGAAAATTAAACGATTAA
- a CDS encoding ABC transporter permease, whose translation MRLDLDTYKEILDTITRNKSRSLLTGFGVFWGVFMLIALMGGGQGLKEMLQNNFTGFATNTAIIWAQNTTKPYKGFNKGRSWQMEEKDLDRLRHQVPELDVITPLLFGGNKSVVFGDKKFSGSTQGVNPDYAKVSAPQMFYGRYINEMDVRQQRKVCVIGKQIYKNLFPGGGDPCGKSVRVDSTYYMVIGVDYRSGNGINFGGRADETITLPQSVLRSAYNRGKAVDIIATTGKTGVVMSSIAQRMRETVARAHSIDPTDEKGIMVFNTEVLFQMLDNLFKGVNFLIWLVGIGTLLAGAIGVSNIMMVTVKERTTEIGIRRAIGATPKMILSQIISESILLTLVAGMSGILFGVAILQMLEVGSTTDGILTAHFQVDFWTAISSAILICILGGLAGLAPAWRAMSIKPVDAMRDE comes from the coding sequence ATGCGATTAGATTTAGATACATATAAAGAGATTCTCGACACCATCACGAGGAACAAGAGCCGCAGTCTGCTTACGGGCTTCGGCGTGTTCTGGGGCGTGTTTATGCTCATCGCCCTGATGGGTGGCGGACAAGGACTGAAGGAGATGCTGCAAAACAACTTCACAGGCTTTGCCACCAACACCGCCATCATCTGGGCGCAGAACACCACCAAACCCTACAAGGGATTCAACAAGGGGCGCTCCTGGCAGATGGAAGAGAAAGACCTGGACAGATTGCGCCACCAGGTGCCCGAACTCGATGTCATTACCCCGCTGCTCTTCGGCGGCAACAAGTCGGTGGTGTTTGGAGACAAAAAATTCAGCGGCAGCACACAGGGCGTAAATCCTGACTACGCCAAAGTTTCTGCGCCACAGATGTTTTACGGCAGATACATCAACGAGATGGATGTGCGCCAGCAGCGCAAGGTTTGCGTCATCGGCAAACAGATTTACAAGAATCTCTTTCCTGGCGGCGGTGATCCGTGCGGCAAGAGCGTAAGAGTAGACTCTACCTATTATATGGTGATAGGCGTAGATTACCGTTCGGGCAACGGCATCAATTTCGGCGGTCGTGCCGATGAAACCATCACCCTGCCCCAATCGGTTTTGCGCAGCGCTTATAACCGGGGTAAGGCGGTAGACATCATAGCCACCACCGGCAAAACGGGCGTAGTGATGAGCAGCATTGCCCAACGGATGAGAGAAACCGTAGCAAGAGCCCACAGCATAGACCCTACCGACGAAAAGGGCATTATGGTGTTCAATACCGAAGTACTCTTCCAGATGCTCGACAACCTGTTCAAGGGCGTCAACTTCCTCATCTGGCTGGTAGGCATCGGCACCCTTCTCGCCGGCGCCATCGGAGTTTCCAACATCATGATGGTAACGGTAAAGGAGCGAACCACCGAGATAGGCATCCGCCGAGCCATCGGAGCCACGCCTAAGATGATTCTTTCGCAAATCATCTCCGAGAGTATTCTCCTCACCCTGGTAGCCGGCATGAGCGGCATTCTCTTCGGTGTTGCCATCCTGCAGATGCTGGAAGTAGGAAGTACCACGGACGGCATTCTTACCGCCCACTTTCAGGTAGATTTCTGGACGGCCATCTCTTCAGCCATCCTCATCTGCATTCTCGGCGGCCTAGCCGGACTCGCCCCTGCATGGCGAGCCATGAGCATCAAACCAGTAGATGCAATGAGAGACGAATAA
- a CDS encoding FKBP-type peptidyl-prolyl cis-trans isomerase produces MDKVSYALGIGIGRQLASMGAESLNIDDFAQAVKDAIAGKLQLGEQEAQELVQNFFAEQEAKAQAAAAEKGKVAKEAGEKFLAENGKKDGIITTKSGLQYQVLREGNGKAPKATDQVECHYEGTLIDGTKFDSSYDRGQTATFPLNQVIAGWTEGLQLMTEGAKFRFFIPYQLGYGERGAGASIPPFSALIFDVELVAVK; encoded by the coding sequence ATGGATAAAGTAAGTTATGCTTTGGGCATCGGCATCGGTCGCCAGTTGGCTTCTATGGGTGCAGAGAGTTTGAATATTGATGATTTTGCACAGGCCGTAAAGGATGCCATCGCAGGTAAGCTTCAGCTCGGCGAGCAGGAGGCTCAGGAGTTGGTACAGAACTTCTTTGCTGAGCAGGAGGCTAAGGCTCAGGCTGCTGCTGCCGAGAAGGGCAAGGTTGCTAAGGAAGCTGGTGAGAAGTTCCTCGCCGAGAACGGCAAGAAGGATGGTATCATCACTACTAAGAGCGGTTTGCAGTATCAGGTTTTGCGTGAAGGTAATGGCAAGGCTCCTAAGGCTACCGATCAGGTTGAGTGCCACTATGAGGGAACGCTTATCGACGGTACTAAGTTTGACAGTTCTTACGACCGTGGTCAGACTGCTACCTTCCCATTGAACCAGGTTATCGCTGGTTGGACAGAGGGTCTTCAGCTCATGACCGAGGGTGCCAAGTTCCGTTTCTTCATCCCTTATCAGTTGGGTTATGGCGAGCGTGGTGCTGGTGCATCTATCCCTCCATTCTCAGCCTTGATTTTCGATGTAGAACTCGTTGCCGTTAAGTAA
- a CDS encoding GntR family transcriptional regulator — protein sequence MNFSNDKAIYVQIAERLSDEILAGKYKEDERIPSVREYAVLLEVNANTTVKAYDLLATDEIIYNKRGLGYFVSAGAKKQIKKTRKKEFMKERLPELARQMQLLDISIDEVKEELEKNLKKIKI from the coding sequence ATGAATTTCAGTAACGATAAAGCAATATACGTACAGATAGCCGAGCGACTGAGCGATGAGATTCTGGCGGGCAAGTACAAGGAAGACGAGCGAATACCAAGCGTCAGGGAATACGCCGTGCTGCTGGAGGTGAATGCCAACACAACCGTGAAGGCATACGACCTGCTTGCCACCGATGAGATTATCTACAACAAGCGAGGTCTGGGCTACTTTGTTTCCGCTGGAGCCAAGAAGCAGATTAAGAAAACCCGCAAAAAGGAGTTTATGAAAGAAAGACTCCCGGAACTCGCCCGACAGATGCAGCTTCTCGACATCTCCATCGATGAAGTGAAGGAAGAGTTGGAGAAGAATCTCAAAAAGATAAAGATATGA
- a CDS encoding Na/Pi cotransporter family protein, with product MDTSQYLVIFFQILGSLALLIYGMKVMSEALQKMAGSQLRHILGAMTTNRFTGMLTGTFITCAVQSSSATTVMTVSFVNAGLLTLAQAISVIMGANIGTTFTAWIMSLGYNVDLTIVVFPAFFLGIMLIYSKKRRYFGDFLFGIAFLFFSLVLLSSAGKALDLEHNPAVIDFFGSFDTKSHFTIVVFLLIGTLITCIVQSSAAVMAITILLCSTGVLPIYLGIALVMGENIGTTATANLAALGANAQARRAALAHLVFNVFGVIWVLCLFYPFVDFVCSIVGYDPDGGMSAAQKAKLLPIVLAMFHTCFNVCNTGVLIWFIPQLEKVVCKLIKPKADKEDEDFRLRFIQAGIMKTPELSVFEAQQEIGSFGERIHRMFSMVRELLDTQDSKTFDKLYERIEKYEGISDNMEIEIAKYLDQVSDAHLSDDTKAKIRAMLREISEIESIGDSCFNLARTIKRKGENKEEFTAKQSENIHQMFKLVDEALTQMNYMFAHERHSISLNHTYNIETEINNYRTQLRNQNLDDVDNHLYTYGVGTLYMDIIQECEKLGDYVVNVAEARMGVRTSEAV from the coding sequence ATGGATACAAGTCAATATCTTGTGATTTTTTTTCAGATTCTCGGTTCTTTAGCTTTGCTCATCTATGGTATGAAGGTGATGAGTGAGGCCTTGCAGAAGATGGCAGGATCTCAGTTGCGCCACATTTTGGGTGCTATGACAACCAACCGATTTACGGGAATGCTTACAGGTACCTTTATTACCTGTGCCGTTCAGAGTTCCTCTGCAACTACCGTTATGACGGTTTCTTTTGTAAATGCAGGTTTGCTGACCTTAGCCCAAGCAATTTCCGTTATTATGGGTGCCAACATTGGTACCACGTTTACGGCTTGGATTATGTCGCTGGGTTATAATGTAGATTTAACGATTGTCGTATTCCCTGCGTTCTTCCTCGGCATTATGCTGATTTATAGTAAGAAGCGCCGTTATTTCGGAGATTTCCTTTTTGGTATCGCCTTCCTCTTCTTCTCGCTCGTTCTGTTGAGTAGTGCGGGTAAGGCTCTCGATCTGGAACATAATCCGGCGGTTATCGATTTCTTTGGATCTTTTGATACGAAGAGTCATTTTACGATTGTGGTCTTCCTCCTGATCGGTACACTTATAACCTGTATCGTACAGAGTTCGGCAGCTGTGATGGCCATTACCATCTTACTCTGTTCTACGGGTGTACTCCCTATCTATCTGGGTATTGCCTTGGTGATGGGTGAGAATATCGGAACTACCGCTACAGCCAATCTTGCCGCTTTGGGTGCCAATGCCCAGGCTCGTCGTGCAGCCTTGGCCCATCTGGTATTCAATGTCTTTGGTGTAATCTGGGTTCTCTGCCTGTTCTATCCATTTGTAGATTTCGTTTGCTCTATCGTGGGGTATGATCCTGATGGTGGTATGTCTGCGGCACAGAAGGCAAAGTTGTTGCCAATTGTTTTGGCGATGTTCCATACCTGTTTCAATGTTTGCAACACGGGCGTTCTGATTTGGTTTATCCCACAGTTGGAAAAAGTTGTCTGCAAACTTATCAAGCCTAAGGCAGATAAGGAGGATGAAGATTTCCGTTTGCGCTTTATCCAGGCTGGCATCATGAAGACCCCAGAACTTTCTGTCTTCGAGGCACAGCAGGAAATCGGCAGTTTCGGCGAGCGTATCCATCGTATGTTTAGTATGGTGAGAGAGTTGCTGGATACTCAGGATTCCAAGACTTTCGACAAGCTCTATGAGCGTATCGAGAAGTATGAGGGTATTTCTGATAATATGGAGATTGAGATTGCCAAGTATCTTGATCAGGTGAGCGATGCTCATCTGAGTGATGATACCAAGGCGAAGATCCGTGCGATGTTGCGTGAGATTTCTGAAATCGAGAGTATTGGTGACAGTTGCTTTAATCTTGCCCGCACCATTAAGCGCAAGGGTGAAAACAAGGAGGAGTTTACTGCCAAGCAGAGTGAAAACATTCATCAGATGTTTAAGTTGGTAGATGAGGCGCTGACTCAGATGAACTATATGTTTGCTCATGAACGCCATTCTATCAGTCTCAACCATACGTACAATATTGAGACTGAGATTAATAATTATCGTACTCAGTTGAGAAACCAGAACCTGGATGATGTGGATAACCATCTTTATACCTATGGTGTAGGTACATTGTACATGGATATCATTCAGGAATGCGAAAAACTGGGTGATTATGTGGTTAATGTAGCCGAGGCCCGCATGGGAGTCAGAACATCTGAGGCTGTGTAA
- the rnr gene encoding ribonuclease R — MGKGKKGGKRMNKAQLTEMLQQFFAERPGETLSFKEIFRSLHLTTHPLKMLAIDIMEEMAWDDYLAKVSDNSYRLNQSIQVMEGKFVRKANGKNSVIPDDSEKPIFVSERNSMGALNGDRVEFTFLARRKNHIKEAQVNKILERAKDTFVGRLKVDKDLAYLVTPGDVFAHNIIIPRRKVKGGKTDDKAVVRIIEWPDGENKSPIGEVVDILGQMGDNDVEMNSILAQYGLPYKYPKNVEDAANKISGEITEQDYKEREDFRKVFTCTIDPKDAKDFDDALSIQRLENGNWQVGVHIADVSHYVTEGSIIDKEAVKRATSVYLVDRTIPMLPERLCNFVCSLRPNEEKLAYSVIFELDNNAEVKNYRIVHTVIESDRRYKYEEVQELLEANGVIDGTGEPAPAETKEHPYQGENALQLITLDRLAKKLRAARFKNGAVKFDREELHFDVDEKGKPVSCYYKRSKDANKLVEEFMLLANRTVAESIGKVKKGKKPKTLPYRIHDNPDPQKLETLREFVVKFGYKLKTEGTKGATARSLNKLMSDCEGKPENNLIQMVALRAMMKAKYSVHNIGHFGLAFEYYTHFTSPIRRYPDTMVHRLLTKYADGGRSANEKHYEELCEHCSEMEQIAQNAERDSIKYKMVEFMGDKLGEEFDAHISGITSYGIYATIDENHCEGMIPMRDIADDYYDFDEKNFCLIGRRHHNKYQLGDAIRIKVAQANLEKKQLDFALAGDSAPVRKEKPAANTSSSKAKKSKQKTRNHRKNK; from the coding sequence ATGGGAAAAGGTAAAAAAGGTGGCAAAAGAATGAACAAAGCGCAGCTCACTGAGATGCTGCAGCAATTCTTTGCCGAAAGACCGGGCGAAACGCTCAGCTTTAAAGAGATATTCCGTTCCCTCCATCTTACGACGCATCCGCTCAAGATGCTGGCGATTGACATTATGGAGGAAATGGCATGGGATGACTACCTGGCTAAGGTAAGTGATAATTCTTATCGCCTGAATCAAAGCATACAGGTGATGGAAGGTAAATTCGTTAGAAAGGCAAATGGCAAAAACTCTGTTATCCCTGATGATAGCGAGAAGCCTATTTTCGTTTCTGAACGTAATTCGATGGGAGCACTTAATGGCGACAGGGTGGAATTCACCTTCCTGGCTCGTCGTAAGAATCACATCAAGGAGGCACAGGTCAACAAAATCCTTGAACGTGCCAAAGATACCTTTGTAGGGCGTCTGAAAGTGGATAAGGATCTGGCTTACCTCGTGACACCTGGCGATGTCTTTGCTCACAACATCATCATTCCTAGAAGAAAAGTAAAGGGAGGAAAGACCGATGACAAGGCAGTAGTCCGGATTATCGAGTGGCCGGATGGAGAAAACAAGAGTCCTATTGGCGAGGTTGTTGACATTCTTGGCCAGATGGGTGATAATGATGTTGAGATGAATTCTATTCTTGCTCAATATGGATTACCTTATAAGTATCCAAAGAATGTAGAAGATGCAGCCAACAAGATAAGCGGCGAAATCACAGAACAGGATTACAAAGAACGAGAGGACTTCCGCAAGGTATTCACTTGCACCATCGACCCGAAGGATGCCAAGGACTTTGATGATGCCCTCAGTATCCAGAGATTGGAGAATGGTAACTGGCAGGTAGGTGTTCATATCGCAGATGTGTCACATTACGTCACAGAGGGCAGTATCATCGACAAGGAAGCTGTGAAACGTGCAACATCTGTATATCTCGTAGACCGCACCATCCCAATGCTCCCAGAGCGTCTCTGTAACTTTGTCTGCTCGCTTCGTCCTAATGAGGAAAAACTTGCGTACAGCGTCATCTTCGAACTCGACAACAATGCCGAAGTCAAGAACTATCGCATCGTACATACCGTCATTGAGAGCGACCGCCGATATAAATATGAAGAGGTACAGGAACTCCTCGAAGCAAATGGTGTGATTGATGGTACTGGCGAACCTGCTCCAGCCGAAACCAAGGAACATCCTTATCAGGGAGAAAACGCACTTCAGCTCATTACGCTTGACAGACTGGCTAAGAAACTGCGTGCCGCAAGATTCAAAAATGGTGCTGTTAAGTTTGACCGCGAAGAGTTGCATTTCGACGTTGACGAAAAGGGGAAACCAGTAAGCTGCTACTACAAGCGCTCTAAGGATGCCAATAAACTCGTAGAGGAATTCATGCTACTCGCCAACCGTACGGTGGCTGAAAGTATCGGAAAGGTAAAGAAAGGAAAGAAGCCAAAGACGCTTCCTTATCGTATTCACGACAATCCTGACCCACAAAAGTTGGAAACCTTGCGTGAATTCGTTGTGAAGTTTGGTTATAAGTTGAAAACAGAGGGTACAAAAGGCGCTACAGCAAGAAGTCTCAACAAGTTGATGTCTGATTGCGAAGGCAAACCAGAGAACAATCTCATCCAGATGGTTGCACTCCGTGCCATGATGAAGGCAAAGTACTCCGTTCACAACATCGGACACTTTGGGCTGGCTTTCGAATACTATACCCACTTCACCTCACCTATCCGCCGTTATCCGGATACGATGGTTCATCGCTTGCTTACCAAGTACGCAGATGGCGGCAGAAGTGCCAACGAGAAACATTACGAAGAACTCTGTGAGCATTGCTCTGAAATGGAACAGATTGCACAGAATGCAGAACGTGACAGTATCAAATATAAGATGGTAGAATTCATGGGAGATAAACTCGGCGAGGAATTCGATGCCCATATAAGCGGTATTACTTCTTACGGAATTTATGCTACCATAGACGAAAACCATTGTGAAGGAATGATTCCAATGCGCGACATCGCTGACGATTATTACGACTTCGACGAAAAGAACTTCTGTTTGATTGGTCGTCGTCATCACAACAAGTACCAATTAGGTGATGCTATCCGCATCAAGGTGGCGCAAGCCAACCTGGAGAAGAAGCAGCTAGATTTCGCCCTAGCCGGCGATTCTGCTCCTGTACGCAAGGAAAAGCCTGCAGCCAATACTTCTTCCAGCAAAGCGAAAAAGTCAAAGCAGAAGACACGAAATCACCGTAAAAACAAATAA
- a CDS encoding ABC transporter ATP-binding protein, with amino-acid sequence MSLIHLKDVNKTYQGAQPLHVLKGIDLDIERGEFVSIMGASGSGKSTLLNILGILDNYDTGEYRLNDVLIKDLSETRAAEYRNKMIGFIFQSFNLISFKTAVENVELPLFYQGVSRKKRHELAMEYLEKLGLKQWANHYPNEMSGGQKQRVAIARALITKPEIILADEPTGALDSKTSVEVMDLLKELHQKEGMTIVVVTHESGVANETDKVIHIKDGLIGSIEDNRDHHLVSKDYVK; translated from the coding sequence ATGTCATTAATTCATCTAAAAGACGTCAACAAGACCTACCAGGGTGCTCAGCCACTCCATGTGCTGAAGGGCATCGACCTCGACATCGAACGTGGCGAGTTCGTCAGCATCATGGGTGCTTCCGGCTCGGGAAAATCCACCTTATTAAATATACTGGGTATTCTCGACAACTACGATACGGGCGAATACCGACTCAATGATGTGCTCATCAAAGACCTCTCGGAAACCCGTGCTGCCGAATACCGCAATAAGATGATAGGCTTCATCTTCCAGTCGTTCAACCTCATCTCGTTCAAGACGGCGGTGGAAAACGTAGAGCTTCCACTCTTCTACCAGGGCGTGAGCCGCAAGAAGCGCCACGAACTGGCGATGGAATATCTAGAAAAACTGGGCTTGAAGCAATGGGCCAACCATTATCCTAACGAGATGTCGGGAGGACAGAAGCAACGTGTAGCCATCGCCCGTGCCCTCATCACCAAACCCGAAATTATCCTTGCCGATGAGCCTACCGGAGCTCTCGACTCCAAAACGAGCGTGGAAGTGATGGACCTGCTGAAGGAACTGCACCAGAAAGAGGGAATGACCATCGTGGTAGTAACCCACGAAAGCGGTGTTGCCAACGAGACCGATAAGGTTATCCATATCAAGGACGGACTCATCGGAAGCATCGAAGACAACAGAGACCATCATCTCGTATCGAAAGACTACGTGAAGTAA
- a CDS encoding SIR2 family NAD-dependent protein deacylase, translated as MKKLVFLTGAGMSVESGFKTFRGNDGLWENYPVEQIATHEGWEADPTLVTNFYNMLRHKLYAAQPNEGHKLIKELEKDFDVTVITQNVDNLHEKAGSKNVIHLHGELSKVCSSRDPYDYRYIKELPEDDCEVKPGTEAGDGSLLRPFIVFFGESVPMIEPAAEAVQQADIFVIIGTSLNVYPAAGLISYTKPHIPIYLIDPGAVNTNGYYKIEHIMKGASDGMKELKEILEK; from the coding sequence ATGAAGAAACTCGTATTTTTAACCGGTGCAGGCATGTCTGTGGAGAGTGGTTTCAAAACTTTCCGTGGCAATGATGGATTATGGGAAAACTATCCTGTAGAACAGATAGCTACCCATGAGGGATGGGAAGCTGACCCTACCCTAGTAACAAACTTCTATAATATGTTGCGCCATAAACTCTATGCTGCGCAACCTAACGAGGGACATAAACTTATCAAGGAACTGGAAAAAGACTTCGATGTGACGGTAATCACCCAGAATGTAGATAATCTGCATGAGAAGGCAGGTTCCAAGAATGTAATCCATCTGCATGGCGAACTGTCAAAGGTTTGCTCTTCACGCGACCCTTACGACTATCGCTACATCAAGGAATTACCTGAGGATGACTGCGAGGTAAAACCGGGAACCGAAGCTGGAGATGGAAGCCTGTTGCGCCCATTTATCGTTTTCTTCGGCGAAAGCGTTCCTATGATTGAGCCGGCAGCCGAAGCTGTACAGCAAGCCGATATCTTCGTCATTATCGGAACCTCACTCAACGTTTATCCTGCTGCAGGTCTGATTTCTTATACCAAGCCTCACATTCCTATCTATCTGATAGACCCGGGTGCCGTAAACACCAATGGATATTACAAGATAGAGCACATCATGAAAGGGGCTTCAGATGGTATGAAGGAACTGAAGGAAATATTGGAAAAATAA
- the trhA gene encoding PAQR family membrane homeostasis protein TrhA, giving the protein MKLKIHFNHKEELWNSWSHAGGILMGIVVGAIFLYWCFTMHNGWATAGVILYLFGMLMSYIASTVYHAVSAWSKWKERLRKWDHAAIYWHIAGSYSPITLIAMRDQGYWGWSLFIFIWACAIAGTIMSFARLKDHSNLETICFVGMGLSVLVAFKPLIDSVSTATVWWIIAEGVCYITGAVFYSINKKKYMHSVFHFFVLAGSICHIIAVWDILMKYI; this is encoded by the coding sequence ATGAAACTAAAGATACATTTCAATCATAAAGAAGAACTTTGGAACTCATGGTCGCATGCAGGAGGAATCCTGATGGGCATTGTCGTGGGAGCCATCTTCTTATATTGGTGCTTTACGATGCATAACGGATGGGCTACGGCGGGAGTTATCCTCTATCTGTTCGGCATGCTGATGTCTTACATCGCCTCAACGGTTTACCATGCCGTTTCTGCCTGGAGTAAATGGAAGGAGCGACTGCGCAAATGGGACCATGCCGCCATCTACTGGCATATTGCCGGTTCTTACTCGCCAATCACGCTCATTGCGATGCGAGACCAGGGATATTGGGGATGGAGTCTTTTTATCTTTATTTGGGCTTGTGCCATTGCCGGAACCATCATGAGTTTTGCCAGACTCAAGGATCACAGCAACCTGGAGACCATCTGCTTTGTAGGCATGGGATTGTCGGTACTGGTTGCTTTCAAACCTTTGATTGACTCCGTATCCACCGCCACAGTCTGGTGGATTATTGCCGAAGGCGTCTGCTACATTACGGGCGCCGTATTCTACAGTATCAACAAGAAGAAATACATGCATTCCGTGTTCCATTTCTTCGTTTTAGCTGGTAGTATCTGCCACATCATTGCAGTTTGGGATATTCTCATGAAATATATCTAA